One Microplitis demolitor isolate Queensland-Clemson2020A chromosome 2, iyMicDemo2.1a, whole genome shotgun sequence DNA segment encodes these proteins:
- the LOC128667349 gene encoding uncharacterized protein LOC128667349 — protein MGQLPSARVRPSKAFLHTGIDYAGPVTLKTFQGRGTKTYKGWIAVFVCLATSAIHIEIVTHYSTDAFVTAFTRFTSRRSACSILYSDCGTHFVGADATLKKEFAAGSRQLKEQYLLTTDGTDWKFNPPSAPHFGGKWEVAVKSIMFHLIQTIRESLLTYDQLATVLTQIEAMLNSRPIAPLSEDPANLTTLTPGHFLIGKPLIAVPGPSLLENNLASLSRWQ, from the coding sequence atgggaCAATTGCCATCCGCTCGGGTAAGACCATCTAAAGCATTCTTACACACTGGAATAGACTACGCTGGGCCAGTAACACTGAAGACTTTCCAAGGTCGAGGTACCAAAACTTATAAAGGATGGATCGCtgtgtttgtatgtctcgCTACGTCCGCTATACACATTGAAATTGTCACCCATTACTCTACTGACGCTTTCGTCACAGCATTTACAAGATTCACTAGTCGAAGAAGCGCCTGCAGTATCCTATACTCGGACTGTGGTACACATTTTGTAGGAGCAGACGCTacgctaaagaaagaattcgcaGCAGGATCAAGACAGCTAAAAGAACAGTATTTACTCACTACAGATGGCACAGACTGGAAGTTCAACCCACCAAGTGCTCCCCACTTTGGTGGCAAGTGGGAAGTAGCCGTAAAGTCAATCATGTTCCATCTCATACAAACCATTCGTGAATCGCTATTGACTTACGACCAGCTCGCCACAGTCTTAACACAGATTGAGGCTatgttaaattcaagaccgatCGCTCCGCTATCTGAAGATCCTGCAAATTTAACCACTCTAACTCCTGGACATTTTCTCATCGGTAAACCGCTAATCGCTGTACCTGGGCCCTCGctactggaaaataatttagctTCGTTGTCACGCTGGCAATAA